The Kineococcus radiotolerans SRS30216 = ATCC BAA-149 genomic interval CTGCGCGAGGAGCAGCACGTCTACATCTTCCCCGCCTCGCACTACGTGGCCGGCCCCGAGCGGCTGGAGCGCGCGGTGGGCAGCATCGAGGCCGAGCTGGAGCAGCGGCTGGCCGAGCTGGAGCAGCAGGGCAAGCTGCTGGAGGCGCAGCGCCTGCGCATGCGCACCACCTACGACCTGGAGATGCTGCGTCAGGTCGGGTCCTGCTCGGGCATCGAGAACTACTCCCGCCACTTCGACAACCGTCCCCCCGGTTCGGCCTCGAACACGCTGCTGGACTACTTCCCCGAGGACTTCCTCCTCGTCATCGACGAGTCGCACGTCACCGTCCCCCAGATCGGCGGCATGTACGAGGGCGACATGTCCCGCAAGCGCACGCTGGTGGACTTCGGGTTCCGGCTGCCCAGCGCGATGGACAACCGCCCCCTGCGCTGGGAGGAGTTCCTCGAGCGCACCGGTCAGACGGTCTACCTGTCGGCCACCCCGGGCAAGTACGAGCTCTCCCGCGGCAAGGGCGTCGTCGAGCAGATCATCCGCCCCACGGGCCTGGTGGACCCGCAGGTCGTGGTGAAGCCCACCAAGGGCCAGATCGACGACCTGCTGCACGAGATCCGCCTGCGCACCGACAAGGACGAGCGCGTCCTGGTGACGACGCTGACCAAGAAGATGGCCGAGGACCTCACCGACTACTTCCTCGACCAGGGGGTGCGGGTGCGCTACCTGCACTCCGACATCGACACCCTGCGCCGGGTGGAGCTGCTGCGGGAGCTGCGCCAGGGCGAGTACGACGTCCTGGTCGGCATCAACCTCCTGCGCGAGGGCCTCGACCTGCCCGAGGTGTCGCTGGTGGCGATCCTCGACGCCGACAAGGAGGGCTTCCTGCGCTCGGCGACGTCGCTGGTCCAGACCATCGGCCGCGCGGCCCGCAACGTGTCGGGCGAGGTGCACATGTACGCCGACCGGATCACCCCGTCGATGGCCCAGGCCATCGACGAGACCAACCGCCGCCGCGAGAAGCAGGTCGCGTACAACCGGGAGAGGGGCGTCGACCCGATGCCGCTGCGCAAGCGGATCGCCGACATCACCGACCTCATCGCCCGTGAGGACGCCGACACCGCCGAGCTGCTCGCCGCGGCCCAGGGCGGCGGCGGTCGCGCCCAGTCCCGGGGCAAGGCGCCGACCCCCGGCGGCGGCAGGACCCGCAAGGGGGCCCGGGAGGAGGCGGGGCAGTCCCGGCCCGGCCTGCCCCAGGCCGACCTGGCCCAGCTCATCCAGGAGCTGACCGACCAGATGCACTCCGCGGCGGCCGAGCTGCAGTTCGAGCTCGCCGCCCGGTTGCGCGACGAGGTCGGCGACCTGAAGAAGGAGCTGCGCGGGATGCGTTCGGCCCAGGGGGCCTGACGCGCGGGCCGGCCGCCCCTTCCCCGGGCGGCCGGCCCGGCCGGACCGGGGTCAGTGCGGCGGCAGGCCCGGGACGGGGGAGACGCTGCCGGTGTCGGTGAGGTGCCCCAGCAGGGTCTCGCTGATCTCGCGCAGCTGATCCACCTGGGCGGGGGTGAGCAGATCGAAGAGGTTGCGGCGCACCGTCTCCACGTGGCCGGGGGCCGCTGCGGCCAGGGCGGCGAACCCCTCGTCGGTGAGCACCGCGAGGTAGCCGCGGCCGTCGGTGGGGCAGGCCTCGCGGCGGATCCAGCCGCGCTCCTCCATGCGCGCCACCGCGTGCGAGACGCGGCTGCGGGAGGACAGCGAGGACTCCGCGAGCTCGCTCATCCGCAGCGAGCGGCCCGGGGACTCCGACAGCCGCACCAGCATCTCGTAGTAGGTCAGCACGATCCCGGAGTCCTGCTGCAGCTGGCGGTCGAAGCGGTCCACCAGGAGCTGGACCGCCGAGAGGAAGGTGCGCCAGGTGACCTGCTCCTCGTCGTCGAGCCAGCGCGTCGGGTCGGGCGCCGCGGGGGCGTCTTCCCGCTGCGCGGTGGGGTCGTCGTCCACGAGCGTGCCGGGCAGTGCCATGCCCCGAGGATAGGCATTGCTCTCAACCACCTGCGTCCACCCAACGGTGGACCCCGACGGGGGGCCGTCGTCCGAACGGCGTCCGAACACCGCCGCGGGCTCCTGTCGGAGGGGGCGCCTAGGGTTGGGGCGTGGCCTCTCGCACTCCCTCCTCCAGCCCGCGCGCCTCGACGGCCCGCACGCCCAAGGCACCCCGCACCGCGGCCAGCGCCGCCACGCGGACGGTGGCCTCCGCGCGGGTGGCCGACGACCGCCTGGTCGTGCGCGGCGCGCGCGAGCACAACCTCAAGAACGTCTCCGTCGACCTGCCCCGCGACAGCCTCGTCGTCTTCACCGGCCTGTCCGGCTCGGGGAAGTCCTCGCTGGCCTTCGACACGATCTTCGCCGAGGGTCAGCGCCGCTACGTGGAGTCGCTCTCCGCCTACGCCCGCCAGTTCCTGGGGCAGATGGACAAGCCCGACGTCGACTTCATCGAGGGGCTCTCGCCGGCGGTCTCCATCGACCAGAAGTCGACCTCGCGCAACCCCCGCTCCACGGTCGGCACCATCACCGAGGTCTACGACTACCTGCGCCTGCTCTACGCCCGCGCCGGGCGCCCGCACTGCCCCGTCTGCGGCGAGCCGGTCGGGCGCCAGACCCCCCAGCAGATCGTGGACCAGCTGCTGGAGATGCCCGAGGGCACCCGCTTCCAGGTCCTCGCGCCCATGGTGCGCGACCGCAAGGGCGAGTACGCCGACCTCTTCCGGGAGCTGCAGACCAAGGGCTTCGCCCGCGCGCGCGTCGACGGCGAGGTCGTCGCCCTCGACAACCCGCCCACGCTGTCGAAGAAGCTCAAGCACACCATCGAGGTCATCGTCGACCGCCTCGTGCTCAAGGACGGCGTGAAGCGCCGCCTCACCGACTCCGTCGAGACCGCCCTGCTGCTCTCCTCCGGGCTGCTGGTGGCCGACCTCGTCGACGTCGAGGGCCCCGAGGGGGAGCGCCGCTTCTCCGAGAAGATGGCCTGCCCCAACGAGCACCCCCTCGACATCGACGACATCGAACCGCGCTCGTTCTCCTTCAACGCCCCCTTCGGCGCCTGCCCGGAGTGCTCCGGCATCGGCACCCAGCTCGAGGTCGACCCCGAGCTCGTGGTGCCCGACGAGGACCTCTCCCTGGCCGAGGGGGCCATCGCGCCCTGGGCCAGCGGCTCCGCCGACTACTTCCAGCGGCTGATGACCGCGCTGGCCGAGGACCTGTCGTTCTCCATGGACGCCCCGTGGCGGGCGCTGCCCAAGCGGGCCAAGGACGCGCTGCTGCGCGGCAAGGACCACGAGGTCCACGTCCGCTACAAGAACCGCTGGGGCCGGGAGCGCTCCTACTCCACCGGGTTCGAGGGCGTCATCGACTTCGTCAAGCGCCGCCACGGCGAGACGGAGTCGGACTCCAGCAAGGAGCGCTACGAGGGGTACATGCGCGAGACGCCGTGCCCGGCCTGCCACGGCGCCCGGCTCAAGCCCTCGATCCTGGCCGTCAAGGTCGGGGACCGCTCCATCTCTGAGGTCTGCGCGATGCCGATCGACGAGTGCGCGACGTTCCTGGGCGCGCTGCAGCTCTCCACGCGGGAGAAGCGGATCGCGGCGCAGGTCCTCAAGGAGATCCAGGCCCGCCTGGGGTTCCTGCTCGACGTCGGCCTGGACTACCTCTCCCTGGACCGCCCCGCGGGGACGCTGTCGGGCGGGGAGGCCCAGCGCATCCGGCTGGCGACCCAGATCGGCTCCGGCCTCGTCGGGGTCCTCTACGTCCTCGACGAGCCGAGCATCGGGCTGCACCAGCGCGACAACCGCCGCCTCATCGACACCCTGACCCGCCTGCGCGACCTGGGCAACACCCTCATCGTCGTCGAGCACGACGAGGACACCGTGCGGGTCGCGGACTGGATCGTCGACTTCGGTCCCGGGGCGGGCGAGCGCGGCGGGGAGGTCGTGCACTCCGGCGACTTCCAGGGCCTGCTGGAGAACCCGCGCTCCCTGACGGGGCAGTACCTGTCGGGGGCGCGCGCCATCGAGACCCCCGAGCAGCGGCGTCCCGTCGACCCCGACCGCAAGCTCGTGGTCACCGGGGCGCGGCAGAACAACCTCAAGGACGTCACGGTCGAGTTCCCGCTGGGCTGCCTCGTCGGGGTCACCGGCGTGTCCGGGTCGGGCAAGTCGACGCTGGTCAACGACATCCTCTACACGGTGCTGGCCAACCAGCTCAACGGCGCGCGCCGGGTCCCGGGCCGGCACAAGGCGGTCAAGGGGCTGGAGCACCTGGACAAGGTGGTCCACGTCGACCAGAGCCCCATCGGGCGCACCCCGCGCTCCAACCCGGCGACGTACACGGGGGTGTTCGACCACATCCGCAAGCTGTTCGCCTCCGCCCCGGAGGCCAAGCTGCGCGGCTACCAGGCCGGTCGCTTCTCCTTCAACGTCAAGGGCGGTCGCTGCGAGGCGTGCTCGGGCGACGGGACGCTGAAGATCGAGATGAACTTCCTGCCCGACGTGTACGTCCCCTGCGAGGTGTGCCACGGGGCCCGGTACAACCGCGAGACCCTCGAGGTGCACTTCAAGGGCAAGACGATCGCCGAGGTCCTCGACATGCCCATCGAGGAGGCGAAGGATTTCTTCGCCGCGGTGCCGGCGATCTCGCGGTTCATGACGACCCTCACCGAGGTGGGCCTGGGCTACGTCCGGCTGGGGCAGCCGGCCACGACGCTGTCCGGCGGGGAGGCCCAGCGCGTCAAGCTCGCCTCCGAGCTGCAGCGCCGCTCCAACGGCCGGACGATCTACGTCCTGGACGAGCCGACGACGGGGCTGCACTTCGAGGACATCCGCCGCCTCCTCGGGGTCGTGCAGGGGCTGGTGGACAAGGGCAACAGCGTCCTGGTCATCGAGCACAACCTCGACGTCATCAAGTCCGCGGACTGGCTGGTGGACATGGGTCCCGAGGGCGGCAACGGCGGCGGCACCGTGGTGGCCTGCGGCACCCCCGAGGAGGTCGCGGGGCACCCGGGCAGCTACACGGGGCAGTTCCTGGCCGAGGTGCTGGGGACGCCGAAGGCCGCCGCGACCCGCCGGGGGCGGGCCCGCGCGAGCTGACCCCGGCGAGCGCGTGCGGGCGATCGGGACTGCGCACAGTCCCGATCGTCTACTCCCCGTAGTGGTTTCGCGGAGGATGCGGGTACCGCTCGTCACCGTTCGAGAGCGCTCCGTGTTTCTTCCGTGGCGATCGGATATTCCCCGCCGGGGCGTCCCCGCGGCTGCCACACTCCTGGTGATCACGTCCAGGAACCGGGGGGTCCCTGGGCGGCAGAGCGCCACGAGGGGGACGGATGACCGAGACCAGCACGACCAGCCCGGTGACCACGCTCGGGGCGGTGCCCCGCCCCCGGGCCGCGGACGCCGCCCCGGCCCTGGAGGCCGCGCGCCGCGGGGTGCGCTGGTTGCAGGGATCCGGCATCCAGAGCCCCACCGGGGGGTACCGCTCCTGGTTCGACCGCGACGCGGCCGTGTACCCCTTCGAGTACTCCGAGGTCACCGGCTACCAGGTCACGCTCTCGGCCTGGCTGGCCGCCCGCGGCGACACGACCGTCGCGCGGACCGCCCTGGCCGACGCCGACCGCGCCGTGCGGTGGCTGGCCTCCGCCGTCCAGCCCGTCCCGGGGGCCTTCCGCTGCCTGGACGCCTCAGCCGCCGTCGGCCGCTTCGCCGGCAAGGCCGACCGGCTCTACACCTTCGACGCCGGGATCATCCTGCAGGGTCTCGTCGCCCACCACGTCGCGACCGGCGACGACCTCGCCCGCCGCACCGCTCTCGACACCGGCGAGTGGCTGCTGCGGCACGTCGACGCCACCGGTGCGGTCCAGCCGTGGCCGGCGACCCCGCAGGCCGGGCGCTGGCAGGACGCGCCCGGCGACTGGTCGACCCGTCCCGGCGTGCACCACGCCAAGATCGGCATCGGACTGGCCGCCCTCGGCGACCTCACCGGTGACCAGCGCTACACCCGCGCCGCCGTGGCGGTCTGCGAGGACGCCCTGCGCTCGCAGCTGCCCTCGGGGCGCTTCGTCACCAACCCCGTCGCGGGCAGCACGAACGTCCACCCGCACAGCTACGCCGCGGAGGCGCTGTGGGCGGTCGGGACCGCGACCGGCCGCGACGACCTGGTCGCCGCCTCCGAGCGCGCGGCGCTGTGGGCGCTGGCCACGACCGACCGCGACGGCCTCCCCCCTCGCCGCTACGGCGTGACCGGGACCGGGGCGGTCTCCGCGGTGCGCCACCCCCGGGTGGACGGGGTCGCCCAGGTCCTGCGGCTGGCCGCGCTGCACTCCGCGCACGGCACCCGCGCCGCGCAGCGCCTCGTCGCGGCCCTGCTCGAGCACCAGGTCGACGCCCCGGAGGAACCCCGCGCGCACGGCGGGTTCGTCTTCGGCGCCGGTACCGACGGCACCCCGCTGCCGCACGCCAACGTGTGGGTCACGGCCTTCGCCGTGCAGGCCCTCGTCCTCGCCGCCGGGGAGCGCCGCGACACCGCGGTGCTCGACTGGCGCCACCTCGTCTGACCGGGGACGCCAGGTGGCCCGGATCCTCCTGCTCATGACCCGACCGCTGGCCGGCGCCGGCGGTCGCGGTCTGGTGCTGCGCACCATCGTCGACTCCCTCGCCGGGGCCGGCCACGACGTCGTCTGCGCCGTCGTCGGCGGGCCGCGGACGCCGGTCCCGGTGGACCGTTCCGTCGCCACCCACCGCCTGCCCGACGTCCGCTGGTGGGAGGTGGCCGGGTCCTCCGCCCGCCGCCGGGGCCTGCGCTCGTTCAACGAGCGGCTCTACCACTCACCCCGCGTCGCGCGGGAGGTCCGCCGGCTCGTCGCCCTGGAGCGCATCGACGCCGTCGTGGCCGACGGGGTGCGCCTCGCCGCGTACGCCGAGGACTCCGGACGCCCCTGGTTCGTCGACCTCGACGACCTGCTGTCGGACCGCTACGACCTGTGGCGCTCGCGGGACCTGGACCTGCACCAGCTGCTGGGGCACCGCCGGCCCACGTCGCGGCTGGCCGCGGCCGCGCTGCGCCGGGTTCCGGTCCGCCGGGTGCTGGCCCTGGAGGCGCGGCGCTTGCGCGAGCGCGAGGACGTCCTCGCCCGCACCGCGCACGGGACGTCGCTGGTGTCCCCGATCGAGGCCGAGCGGCTGTCCGTGCGGGCCGGGGCCGAGGTGCGGTCGCTGCCGATGGCGGTCACCGCCGACGTCCGGCGGACCTGGACCCCGGGGGCACCGCTGGACCGGCGGCTGGCCTTCCCGGGCTCGCTGACGGCCTTCGCCAACGAGGAGGCCGTCCGCTGGTGGCTGGACGAGCTCGAGCCGGCGTTGCGGGCGAACGGGCTGCACGGGTGGGAGCTGCACGTCTTCGGCGAGGTGCCCGACGCGGTCCGCCCGCGGGTGCAGGCGCCCTCGGTGGTGCTGCGGGGAGCCTTCGACCGCACCGCGCTGCACGCCGAGCTCGTCCAGCACTCCTTCCTGCTGGCCCCGCAGCGCGAGGCGCTGGGACTGACGGTGAAGGTCGTCGAGGCGGCCGTGCTCGGGCTGGTGCCGTTGACGACACCGCAGGGGGCCTCGGGCATGGCGGTCGCGGACGGGGAGCAGTTGCTGCTCTTCCGCGACGGCGAGGGGCTGGCCCGTGCGCTGGCCACCCTCGAGCGCTGGGCGGACGAGGGCGGGACGCGCACGACCGAGCTGGCCGAGCGGGCCCGCGCGTGGGCGCGGGCGAGCTTCGCCGCGGAGGTGCTGACCCGGCGCTGGGGCGCCGTGGTGGACGGACTGCTGGCCGGGCGCGAGGGCGTGACCGGCGGGGAACGACTGGGGGAGGACGACATGGGGCAGAGGAGCACGAGGTGAGCGCTCCCGCGGTGGAGGACGTGACCGGTCGCGAGGGGACGGACCAGCCGGTCGTCGTCATCGGTGCGGGGCCGGCCGGGCTGGCCGCCGCCGAGCACCTGCTGGACGCGGGGGTCCAGGTCGTCGTCGTCGACGGCGCCCCCGCGGTCGGAGGGCTCTCCCGCTCGATCGAGCTCTGGGGGCACCGCTTCGACCTGGGCCCGCACAGCTTCCTCTCCGACTCCCACCCGGAGTCGGTCGCCCGCTGGCTGGACCTCGCCGGGGCCGTCGGCGGGGTCGAACGCACCGAGGCGGTGCGCTCGGCCGTCTGGCGGGGCCGGGTCGTGGGCTTCCCGCCCAGTCCCGCGCAGGTGCTGCGCACCGTCGGCGCGCTCGGCGCGGCCCGCCTCGCCGGGGGCCGGGTCGCGGCGACCCTGGACCGCCGGGGCCCCGCGGCCACCGCCCACGAGGCGCTCGTCGCCCGCCACGGGCGAGCCGTCGTCGAGGAACTGTTCGTGCCCTACACCCGCAAGTACCTGGGCGCTCACCCCCGCGAGCTGTCGGCCGCCTTCGCCGACAAGCTGCAGGGCACCCGCCGCGGCTGGAGCGGTCCCGTGGACCTGCTGACCCCCCGCGAGGGCACCGGGGCGGTGTGGGAGGAGCTGGCCCGCCGGCTGCGCGCCCGCGGCGCGCGGATCCTGCTGGACACCCGGGTGGTGGGCCTCAGCACCAGCGGCACCCGGGTCACCGGGGTCCAGGTCCGCGACGCGGGTGCGGAGTTCGGCATCGGGGCCCGTGCCGTGGTCTCCAGCGTCCCGGCGCCGGTGCTGCTGCGCTGGCTGCCCGGTACCCGGGCTCCGGCCGGCCCGGCGCTGCGCAGCCGCGACACCCACCTCGTCCACCTGCTGGTGGAGGGCCCGGTCGGGCAGGACAGCCACTACGTCACCGCCTACGACGAGTCGCTGCGGGTGGGACGCCTCACCAACACCCGCGTCTGGCGGCCCGGCACCTTCCGCGACGAGCCCCGCACCGCGCTGTGCGCGGAGTTCTGGAGCTCGGGCGACGACGACCTCGCCGCCAGGTCCGACCACGAGCTGGCCCAGCTGGCGGTCAGCGAGTTGCCGGCCTTCGGAGTGGACCCCCGGGTGCGGGTCCTGGACCACCACGTGCTGCGCCTGCCGCGCAGCGTCCCCGTCCTGACCTTGGGGGTGGAGGCGGCGCGCGCGGACGTCGACGAGCAGCTGGACCGCTTCGTCAACCTCGCCCGCGTCGGCCGGCACGGCCGCCACGACTGGGACGGTCAGGAGGACTCCCTGCTCACCGGGCGCAGCATCGGCGCGCACGTCCTCACCGCGGACGCCTGACGCAGCCGCCGCCTCGCCGAGGCGGGCGGCCGAGCGGGCCACCCGCCCGGCCGTCCGCCGGGCGTCTCCGGTCGCGCGGTTCCCGTCCGGGCCATCCCGGTGGTCGAGCGGGTGACCTCGCCGGCGCCGGAAGCGATCTGCGCGACGTCGCGCGCCACCTCCCGCGTCGCCGGTGCGGCCGCCTCCGGCCTCGAGGACCACCCCGTGGCCGCCGCGGCGTTGCGGAACCACCGCGGTCGACGGCGGCGCCTGAGCCCGGGCGCCCTCAGAAGGGCGCGACGAGCTTCACGATCGACTCCACGACGACCCGGCTGGCCGATCCGTCCCCGTAGGGGGAGGGCACGTCCCGCAGCGCCTGCGGGTCCTCGGCCAGCGCCGCGCGCACGGCCGCGCCCAGGCGCAGGCCGCCGGGCACCAGGGAGGCGAAGGTCCCCATCACCTCGGGGCGCTCGGTGGAGCGGCGCACCACGACGAGGCGCTTCTTGAGGACGCTGACCTCCTCCTGGACCCCGCCGGAGTCGGACACCACGAGCCGGGCCCGCTCCAGCAGGGCCAGGAACTGCGCGGGCGGCTGCGGGGCGATGACGGTGAACGCGTCGACGAGGTCGCCCAGGCCGTCGCGGCGCATGCGGTCCAGGGTGCGCGGGTGGGCGGGGAACACCACCGGCAGCCCGTCCGCGACGACGGCCTGCAGCTCGCCGAACACCTGGCGGAGCACGTCGGGGTTGTCCGCGTTCTCCGGGCGGTGCAGCGTCAGGAGCAGGTACCGCGCGGGCAGTCCCAGCTCGGCGAGGACGCGGTCGCGCTCCGCGGCCGGGGGCAGCAGGTGCTGCACCGACTCCACGACGGTGTTGCCGGTGAGCAGGATGCGCTCGTCGGCGATGCCCTCGGCGCGCAGGTGGGCGACGGCGGTCGCGGTGGGGGCGCAGCACAGGTCGGCGAGGTGGTCGATGAGGACCCGGTTGTGCTCCTCGGGCATCCGCCGGTCGAAGCTGCGCAACCCCGCCTCGACGTGCACCAGCGGCAGGTCGGCTGCGTTCGCGGCCAGCGCGCCGGCCAGCGCCGCGGTGGTGTCGCCCTGCACGACGACGCAGGAGGGCCGGTGCCGGGCGAAGGTCTCGTCCAGGGCCGCGACGGCGGCTCCCAGCTGCTGCCCGCGGGAGGACCCGCCCACCCCCAGGGCGACGGGTTCGGTGCCGAAGCCCAGCTGCGCGGTCACGTCCGACCACAGCGCGGCGTCGTAGTGCTGGCCGGTGTGGACCAGCAGGCCCGCTGAGCCCAGCCGGCGCACGACCTCGGCCAGCTTGATGGCCTCCGGCCGGGTGCCCAGCACCACGGCCACCGGTCCCGGCGCCCCCTCACCCACCGGGAACCCGAGCGGGCGTCGCAGCGCGGTGCGCTCCGGGGCGGGCAGGGAGGAGGACGCGATCGTCGGGGTGGCCACGGGGGGACGCTAGACCGGCGCCCGCCCGTTGCGGGCCGAATTTCGGCGGACACGGGTCGACGTCACGCGGTGCGCTCATCCGTTGTTGCACAACGTCATCGACGGTGGACCGGGAGTGCTCCATCGGGACGGGCCGCCACCGCGGCGGGACCTCCGGGGGTACCTGTCCGAACCGCGACCTAACCTCATAGCCGTGCCCGACCCCGCCACCTACCGCCCCAGGCCGGGGGAGATCCCCGTCGAACCCGGGGTGTACCGCTTCCGCGACCCGCACGGCCGCGTCATCTACGTCGGCAAGGCCAAGAGCCTGCGCGCGCGGTTGTCCAACTACTTCCAGGACCTCTCCGCGCTGCACCCGCGCACGATGGCCATGGTCACCACCGCCGCCAGCGTCGAGTGGACCGTGGTGGCCACCGAGGTCGAGGCGCTGCAGCTGGAGTACTCCTGGATCAAGGAGTTCGACCCGCGGTTCAACGTCAAGTACCGCGACGACAAGTCCTACCCCTACCTCGCCGTCACCATGGGCGAGGAGGTCCCGCGCGTGCAGGTCATGCGCGGGGCCAAGCGCAAGGGCACCCGCTACTTCGGGCCCTACACCCACGCCTGGGCCATCCGCGAGACCGTCGACCTGCTGCTGCGCGTCTTCCCCGTCCGCACCTGCTCCACCGGGGTCTACAAGCGCGCCGGCCAGGTCGGGCGGCCCTGCCTGCTCGGGTACATCGACAAGTGCTCCGCGCCCTGCGTCGGCAAGATCGACGCCGAGGAGCACCGCGCGCTCGCCCAGGACTTCTGCGACTTCATGGCCGGCAACACCCAGAAGTTCGTCCGCCGCACCGAGCGGGAGATGAAGGCCGCCGCGGCCGAGATGGACTACGAGCGCGCCGCCCGGCTGCGCGACGACCTCGGGGCCCTGACCAAGGCGCTGGAGAAGTCCGCCGTCGTCCTGCCCGACGCCACCGACGCCGACGTCTTCGCCATCGCCGACGACGAGCTCGAGGCCGCCGTCCAGGTCTTCCACGTCCGCGGCGGTCGCGTGCGGGGCCAGCGCGGCTGGGTCTCGGAGAAGGTCGAGGACGTCGACACCCCCCAGCTCGTCGAGCAGCTCCTGCTGCAGGTCTACGGCGGGGAGACCGGCGAGGGCGTGCCCCGCGAGGTCCTCGTCCCCGAGTTGCCCGCCACCGTCGAGGCCGACGTCGAGGACTGGCTCTCGGAGCTGCGCGGTTCCCGCGTGGACCTGCGGGTGCCCCAGCGCGGGGACAAGCGGGCCCTGATGGAGACGGTGCAGCGCAACGCCACCCAGGCGCTCGCCCTGCACAAGACCCGCCGCGGCGGGGACCTGACCACCCGCAGCCAGGCCCTCCAGGAGCTGCAGGAGGCCCTCGGCCTCGACGAGGCCCCGCTGCGCATCGAGTGCTACGACGTCTCCCACACCCAGGAGACCAACGTCGTCGCCTCCATGGTCGTCTTCGAGGACGGCCTGCCCAAGAAGGCCGACTACCGCCGCTTCGCCGTGCGCGGGGAGGAGGGCGGGGTCGACGACACCCGCGCCATGCGCGAGGTCCTGCTGCGCCGCTTCCGCCGGGTGCGCGCCGACGACGCGCGGGACCAGCCCCCCGGCGCGACCCGCGACGAGCGCATCACCGAGGGCGAGGACGGCACCGAGGTCGAGACCTCCGGCGCGGTCGGCGGGGAGGTCCTGGCCGGCATCGACCCCGACACCGGCCGGCCCCGCCGCTTCGCCTACACCCCCCAGCTCGTCGTCGTCGACGGCGGCCAGCCCCAGGTGGAGGCCGCCGCCCGCGCCCTGGCCGACGCCGGCGTCGTCGACGTCGCTCTCTGCGGGCTGGCCAAGCGCCTCGAGGAGGTCTGGCTGCCCGGGGAGGCGCACCCCGTCGTGCTGCCCCGCACCAGCCCCGGGCTGTTCCTGCTGCAGCGGGTCCGCGACGAGGCCCACCGCTTCGCCATCACCTACCACCGCTCCAAGCGCAGCAAGGCCATGACGACCAGCGCCCTGGACGGGGTGCCCGGTCTGGGGCAGGCCCGCAAGACGGCGCTCCTGCGCCACTTCGGGTCGGTCAAGAAG includes:
- the wecB gene encoding non-hydrolyzing UDP-N-acetylglucosamine 2-epimerase, which codes for MATPTIASSSLPAPERTALRRPLGFPVGEGAPGPVAVVLGTRPEAIKLAEVVRRLGSAGLLVHTGQHYDAALWSDVTAQLGFGTEPVALGVGGSSRGQQLGAAVAALDETFARHRPSCVVVQGDTTAALAGALAANAADLPLVHVEAGLRSFDRRMPEEHNRVLIDHLADLCCAPTATAVAHLRAEGIADERILLTGNTVVESVQHLLPPAAERDRVLAELGLPARYLLLTLHRPENADNPDVLRQVFGELQAVVADGLPVVFPAHPRTLDRMRRDGLGDLVDAFTVIAPQPPAQFLALLERARLVVSDSGGVQEEVSVLKKRLVVVRRSTERPEVMGTFASLVPGGLRLGAAVRAALAEDPQALRDVPSPYGDGSASRVVVESIVKLVAPF
- the uvrC gene encoding excinuclease ABC subunit UvrC, whose translation is MPDPATYRPRPGEIPVEPGVYRFRDPHGRVIYVGKAKSLRARLSNYFQDLSALHPRTMAMVTTAASVEWTVVATEVEALQLEYSWIKEFDPRFNVKYRDDKSYPYLAVTMGEEVPRVQVMRGAKRKGTRYFGPYTHAWAIRETVDLLLRVFPVRTCSTGVYKRAGQVGRPCLLGYIDKCSAPCVGKIDAEEHRALAQDFCDFMAGNTQKFVRRTEREMKAAAAEMDYERAARLRDDLGALTKALEKSAVVLPDATDADVFAIADDELEAAVQVFHVRGGRVRGQRGWVSEKVEDVDTPQLVEQLLLQVYGGETGEGVPREVLVPELPATVEADVEDWLSELRGSRVDLRVPQRGDKRALMETVQRNATQALALHKTRRGGDLTTRSQALQELQEALGLDEAPLRIECYDVSHTQETNVVASMVVFEDGLPKKADYRRFAVRGEEGGVDDTRAMREVLLRRFRRVRADDARDQPPGATRDERITEGEDGTEVETSGAVGGEVLAGIDPDTGRPRRFAYTPQLVVVDGGQPQVEAAARALADAGVVDVALCGLAKRLEEVWLPGEAHPVVLPRTSPGLFLLQRVRDEAHRFAITYHRSKRSKAMTTSALDGVPGLGQARKTALLRHFGSVKKLRAATAEEVAAVPGMGPRTARAVVEALAGGAPESSAPAVNTATGELLD